The following are encoded in a window of Roseivirga misakiensis genomic DNA:
- the purL gene encoding phosphoribosylformylglycinamidine synthase, with protein sequence MIQFFDAGANRIYAVSLTSQLAPQDLPKLEWLFGNATLIEGETLEGFFVGPRKEMITPWSTNAVEITQNMGITGIVRIEEFEKVASENTAIDPMLQVLYTGLDQEIFNISVEPAPVQHIEDIAAYNQEEGLALSQEEIDYLNEVSEKLGRKLTDGEVFGFSQVNSEHCRHKIFNGVFIIDGQEMPNSLFKMIRKTSEENPDGLVSAYKDNVAFIQGPVAEQFAPATQDKADWFESSDFESVISLKAETHNFPTTVEPFNGAATGAGGEIRDRMAGGKGSMPLAGTAVYMTSYSRLEDGRTWEANMPERQWLYQTPMDILIKASNGASDFGNKFGQPLIAGSVLTFEHEEAGKRHGFDKVIMLAGGIGYGKKTDALKATPENGDQIVVMGGDNYRIGMGGSSVSSVDTGEFSSGIELNAIQRSNPEMQKRVYNAVRAMTESGKNPIVSIHDHGAGGHLNCLSELVEETGGTIDVQKLPVGDPTLSDKEIIGNESQERMGLVIKEEDIPYMEKVAKRERAPFYVVGETTGDHHFKFENKTSGEHPIDWNLAHMFGSSPKTVLEDTTQAQQFSDVTYDIKKIQEYLNAVLQLEAVACKDWLTNKVDRCVTGRVAKQQTAGPIQLPLNNVGVMALDYRGEKGIATSIGHAPVSALADPVAGSQLSIAEALTNIVWAPIEKGLSGVSLSANWMWPAKNEGENARLYKAVEAVSDFACELGINVPTGKDSMSMTQKYKDGVVYAPGTVIISAGAQVTDLKKVVEPVLQPNFDSTLLYVNLSDGQFNLGGSSFAQVVGKVGTSAPTVDDSARFARTFNMVQALIEEGKILAGHDVSAGGMITALLEMTFSQVDLGIAADLKDIQHLDDISIFFSEQPALIIQVANEDLEDVATLFDEIEASYVEIGSPIGEPILAIQTNTQSYLLDIASLRDTWYKTSYLLDAKQSGEELAKARFDNYKNQPLSFTFPEGFNGQYADLGLDPDRKIKTGYKAAIIREKGVNGDREMAYAMHLAGFDVKDIHMTDLISGAEDLSDVNFIAFVGGFSNSDVLGSAKGWAGAFLYNEKAKQALDNFYAREDTISLGICNGCQLMGELGLLYPEHDIHPKLDHNIAHKFESGFVNVTIPENNSVMLGGLVGTRLGIWVAHGEGRFRLPEAENDYHIIAKYSHEAYPASPNGSDYHVAGLASKDGRHLAIMPHFERSVFPWNWGNYPSDQKTDVLSPWIKAFVAAKDWVGQRV encoded by the coding sequence ATGATTCAATTTTTCGATGCAGGCGCCAACAGAATCTACGCTGTTAGCCTTACCTCGCAACTCGCTCCACAAGACCTTCCTAAACTTGAATGGCTCTTCGGAAACGCCACCCTGATAGAAGGCGAAACTCTGGAGGGCTTTTTTGTTGGTCCTAGAAAAGAAATGATCACCCCATGGAGTACCAATGCGGTGGAAATCACCCAAAACATGGGTATTACTGGCATAGTGAGAATTGAGGAGTTCGAAAAAGTGGCTAGTGAAAACACAGCCATTGACCCGATGCTTCAAGTACTTTACACCGGGTTAGATCAGGAGATATTCAACATTAGTGTCGAGCCGGCACCAGTGCAGCACATTGAAGACATTGCCGCTTACAATCAGGAGGAAGGTTTAGCCCTAAGCCAAGAAGAGATTGACTATTTGAACGAGGTCAGTGAGAAGTTAGGTAGAAAGCTAACCGATGGTGAAGTTTTTGGGTTTTCACAGGTTAATTCTGAGCACTGTAGACACAAAATATTCAATGGCGTGTTCATCATTGATGGACAAGAAATGCCAAACTCTCTGTTTAAAATGATTCGTAAAACCTCGGAAGAGAATCCTGATGGTTTAGTCTCGGCTTACAAAGATAATGTCGCGTTTATTCAAGGTCCAGTTGCTGAGCAATTCGCGCCAGCCACACAAGACAAGGCAGATTGGTTTGAGTCATCAGATTTTGAATCTGTCATCTCACTAAAAGCCGAAACGCATAACTTCCCTACCACAGTAGAGCCATTTAATGGTGCCGCTACTGGTGCAGGCGGAGAAATAAGAGATAGAATGGCTGGTGGTAAAGGATCCATGCCGCTGGCTGGTACAGCCGTTTACATGACATCATACTCTCGATTGGAAGACGGACGTACGTGGGAGGCCAATATGCCTGAGAGACAGTGGTTGTACCAAACACCAATGGATATTCTGATCAAAGCATCCAACGGTGCCAGTGACTTCGGAAACAAATTCGGCCAACCGCTAATCGCTGGTTCTGTCCTTACTTTTGAGCACGAAGAAGCAGGTAAGCGACATGGGTTTGATAAAGTAATCATGCTAGCTGGAGGTATCGGATATGGCAAGAAAACCGATGCGTTGAAGGCAACCCCAGAAAATGGCGATCAGATCGTGGTGATGGGAGGAGATAACTACCGCATTGGAATGGGCGGAAGTTCAGTTTCATCGGTCGATACAGGAGAGTTTTCGAGCGGCATCGAATTAAATGCTATTCAGCGATCTAATCCTGAAATGCAAAAACGAGTTTACAATGCAGTGCGGGCGATGACAGAATCGGGTAAAAACCCAATCGTTTCAATACACGATCATGGTGCGGGAGGCCATCTCAACTGTCTGTCAGAATTGGTTGAAGAAACAGGCGGAACCATCGACGTGCAGAAGTTACCGGTTGGCGATCCTACCCTATCCGATAAAGAAATCATTGGGAACGAGTCTCAAGAACGAATGGGGCTAGTCATTAAGGAAGAAGATATTCCATACATGGAGAAGGTGGCAAAGAGAGAACGTGCCCCGTTCTATGTAGTTGGCGAAACGACTGGCGATCACCACTTTAAATTCGAAAATAAAACTTCTGGCGAACACCCGATCGATTGGAACCTAGCCCATATGTTCGGTTCATCACCCAAAACGGTTTTAGAAGATACTACTCAAGCACAGCAATTCAGCGATGTTACTTATGACATCAAAAAAATACAGGAATACCTAAACGCAGTACTTCAATTGGAGGCTGTAGCCTGTAAAGACTGGTTGACGAATAAAGTCGATCGTTGTGTGACAGGTCGCGTGGCTAAGCAACAAACAGCGGGACCAATTCAGTTGCCACTCAACAATGTGGGTGTCATGGCTTTGGATTATCGCGGAGAAAAAGGCATCGCTACATCTATTGGGCATGCCCCAGTTTCCGCGCTCGCCGATCCTGTCGCAGGTTCGCAGTTATCCATAGCCGAAGCGCTGACTAATATTGTTTGGGCACCGATAGAAAAGGGACTAAGCGGCGTTTCCTTAAGCGCCAATTGGATGTGGCCAGCCAAAAACGAAGGGGAAAACGCCAGACTTTACAAAGCAGTAGAGGCCGTTTCTGACTTTGCTTGCGAATTAGGAATCAATGTACCGACGGGTAAAGACTCTATGTCGATGACCCAGAAATACAAAGACGGTGTGGTCTATGCACCAGGCACAGTGATAATTTCAGCAGGTGCGCAAGTAACTGATCTCAAAAAAGTGGTTGAGCCGGTCTTACAACCTAACTTTGACTCTACCCTACTTTATGTGAACCTATCTGATGGTCAATTCAACTTAGGCGGTAGCTCATTTGCGCAAGTTGTCGGAAAAGTAGGTACTTCTGCCCCAACTGTCGATGACAGTGCACGGTTTGCCAGAACTTTCAATATGGTTCAGGCCCTGATTGAAGAAGGCAAAATATTGGCGGGACATGACGTTTCTGCTGGAGGTATGATCACCGCCTTGCTGGAAATGACCTTCTCTCAAGTAGACCTCGGCATAGCGGCAGACCTGAAAGACATTCAGCACCTCGACGACATTTCGATATTCTTCTCAGAGCAACCAGCACTAATAATCCAAGTGGCTAACGAAGATCTGGAGGATGTTGCCACGCTTTTCGACGAAATTGAAGCTTCTTATGTGGAAATTGGAAGCCCGATCGGTGAACCAATATTAGCGATCCAAACGAATACGCAAAGCTACTTGCTCGACATCGCTAGCCTGAGAGATACTTGGTATAAAACCTCTTACCTGTTAGACGCCAAACAATCAGGCGAAGAATTGGCCAAAGCTCGATTTGATAACTACAAAAACCAACCGTTATCCTTCACATTCCCAGAAGGATTTAATGGACAGTATGCCGATCTCGGTCTAGACCCAGACAGGAAAATTAAAACAGGCTACAAAGCGGCCATTATTAGAGAAAAAGGCGTAAATGGCGACAGAGAAATGGCCTATGCCATGCATTTAGCGGGCTTTGATGTGAAAGACATCCATATGACAGACCTGATTTCTGGTGCCGAGGATTTAAGTGATGTTAACTTTATTGCCTTTGTGGGTGGCTTCTCTAATTCCGATGTATTAGGATCAGCAAAAGGCTGGGCCGGTGCCTTCTTATACAATGAAAAAGCAAAACAAGCCTTAGACAATTTCTATGCCCGTGAAGACACTATTTCATTGGGTATTTGCAATGGCTGCCAGTTGATGGGCGAACTGGGACTACTATACCCAGAACACGATATCCACCCGAAATTAGACCATAACATTGCGCATAAATTTGAATCTGGTTTTGTGAACGTGACCATTCCAGAAAACAACTCAGTAATGTTAGGAGGCTTGGTCGGCACAAGACTAGGGATTTGGGTAGCCCATGGTGAAGGCCGCTTCAGACTGCCAGAAGCTGAAAATGATTACCATATAATCGCGAAATACTCACACGAAGCATATCCTGCTTCGCCAAATGGTTCTGACTATCATGTGGCAGGTTTAGCCAGTAAAGACGGTAGACATTTAGCGATTATGCCACACTTTGAGCGATCAGTATTCCCATGGAACTGGGGGAACTACCCATCGGATCAGAAGACTGATGTGTTAAGCCCATGGATTAAAGCCTTTGTGGCCGCTAAGGACTGGGTAGGACAGAGAGTTTAG
- a CDS encoding sensor histidine kinase — protein MRQAEELNQIELLIGAMLGMFVLALGVIFFFLAYQRRILRQQKEYQQKEQEYQRQLLRSNLLSQEKERNRIGQDLHDEIGALLTTSKLYFRHLAQDSSKKTFDDLKLRVFDLLESTIASVRRVSHDLRPVVLENLGLEAAVASIRDQLNISGLIKVNFDCDLKGEVSREYQLNWYRIIQELVNNTIKHANADSIELELFGDGDKLSLKYADNGVGMKESDQRNGLGFSNIESRLSLMNGELVFNETNSGLSLNLSSNTMKNLLTDE, from the coding sequence ATGCGTCAGGCCGAAGAACTAAATCAAATAGAATTACTTATAGGCGCCATGTTGGGTATGTTTGTACTTGCCTTGGGAGTCATTTTCTTCTTCTTGGCCTATCAGCGCAGAATACTGAGACAACAAAAAGAGTATCAACAAAAGGAACAGGAATATCAACGGCAACTCCTTCGTTCTAACCTACTTAGTCAGGAAAAGGAGCGCAATCGAATTGGTCAAGATTTGCATGATGAAATAGGAGCCTTACTTACCACCTCAAAACTTTACTTTAGACACCTTGCGCAGGATTCATCAAAGAAAACTTTCGATGATCTAAAACTTAGAGTTTTTGACCTTTTAGAAAGTACAATTGCGAGTGTTAGGAGGGTATCTCATGATTTAAGGCCAGTAGTTTTAGAGAATTTAGGTTTAGAAGCTGCTGTTGCCAGTATAAGAGATCAATTAAATATTTCTGGATTGATCAAAGTGAATTTTGATTGTGATCTGAAGGGAGAAGTAAGTAGAGAGTATCAGTTGAATTGGTATCGTATAATTCAGGAGTTGGTTAACAATACTATTAAGCATGCCAATGCAGATTCCATTGAGCTCGAGCTTTTTGGGGACGGAGATAAGTTATCGCTGAAATATGCTGATAATGGGGTAGGAATGAAGGAGTCGGATCAACGTAATGGACTTGGCTTTAGTAATATAGAAAGTAGATTGAGTTTAATGAATGGTGAACTAGTATTTAATGAAACTAATTCGGGACTTTCACTTAATCTATCATCGAATACAATGAAAAACCTATTAACTGATGAATGA
- a CDS encoding response regulator transcription factor, giving the protein MNDIQVTIADDHKLFREGIRFLLDQMDGISMLQEFGDGMSLLNNLAEKVPDILLLDLDMPEMDGIQTLKVIREGYPSIGIVILTMHSDPKMVSYLMELGANSYLMKDTSPKELEKAIRQVYSEGFYFNKMVSEAMLHGLKNQNPKRPVLKNSATLTSRELEVLELICQEFTAKEMAEKLFISHRTVEGHRKSLIEKFCVKNTAGLIVKAIKEGVIKV; this is encoded by the coding sequence ATGAATGACATTCAGGTAACAATAGCGGATGATCATAAACTATTTCGAGAGGGTATTCGATTTTTATTGGACCAGATGGATGGTATTTCAATGTTGCAAGAGTTCGGAGATGGAATGAGCCTATTGAATAATTTAGCCGAAAAAGTACCTGATATTTTGCTTTTAGATCTTGATATGCCTGAAATGGATGGTATTCAAACATTGAAGGTGATAAGAGAGGGCTATCCATCTATCGGGATTGTCATTTTGACAATGCATAGCGACCCTAAAATGGTTTCTTATTTAATGGAATTGGGAGCAAATAGTTACTTGATGAAAGATACAAGCCCCAAGGAGCTTGAAAAAGCCATACGTCAGGTGTATAGTGAGGGCTTTTACTTCAATAAAATGGTTTCAGAGGCAATGCTTCATGGTCTAAAGAATCAAAACCCTAAAAGACCAGTACTCAAAAATTCTGCGACGCTAACTTCACGCGAATTGGAAGTTCTAGAGTTAATCTGTCAAGAGTTTACCGCCAAAGAGATGGCTGAAAAATTATTTATCAGTCATAGAACTGTAGAAGGGCATCGCAAAAGTTTAATCGAGAAATTCTGTGTTAAGAATACAGCCGGATTAATCGTGAAAGCCATAAAAGAAGGAGTTATTAAAGTTTGA
- a CDS encoding DUF4139 domain-containing protein translates to MKPLALLIVMFMAVNLVHGQVEVESKIISAKVFTQGAELKRTAALDLKAGKNEIKLVGLSANLDPKTIQISGKDITILSVRHENDFIETNKPEKVELLSNKKESLLDSIDLANVRLSILNSETEILKKNMKVIGNEGIGNSDYRGAIEYFELKFEKNANLKFVYERKKAEFKDEIELIEKQIKSYNSKEEQPTSNILLTASSNQSGSRKISISYALPNAGWYPSYDIRAVNTSKPLSLTYKARVFQNSGVDWKEVALILSSGNLESSGTAPTLLPFRLGSHNQIYSYGSGQAKGRVISSDDGLPLVHVNVAVKGTTLGTVTDVNGDYDIQLPNGFNTLVFSYLGYVSQEIKVGKDPRINVTLVPDVTSLGEVVTSLGYSTSGVAVSRKEKRQLQESSLSDIEIIDYQTSFVYEIKHPYSIPSTGQTETVEIQTLEVYADYIYSTSPKAKENAYLVAEIPEWEELKLLDGESNLYFEESFVGKSIIDTNIGRDTLDISLGKDEGIVVGRKRLKEFEKNKVFSNKKRDERTFEITIVNTKSTKVNINVYDQVPIIPNKNYKVNIVDIAGAEHDKETGLLTWNIALEPGAKKIIKFSYSVDYPKYMNLDID, encoded by the coding sequence ATGAAACCCTTAGCATTACTTATTGTAATGTTCATGGCCGTCAATTTGGTACATGGACAAGTCGAAGTTGAATCCAAGATTATTTCAGCCAAAGTTTTTACACAGGGTGCTGAATTGAAAAGAACTGCCGCCTTGGATTTAAAAGCGGGCAAAAATGAAATCAAATTGGTGGGACTATCGGCCAACCTTGATCCAAAAACCATTCAGATTTCAGGTAAGGATATCACAATCTTATCGGTAAGACACGAAAACGACTTTATAGAAACGAATAAGCCTGAAAAAGTAGAACTTCTGTCTAATAAGAAAGAATCATTACTCGATTCAATTGATTTGGCAAACGTTCGATTATCTATTCTGAATTCAGAAACTGAAATACTTAAAAAAAACATGAAAGTGATAGGTAATGAAGGAATTGGTAATTCAGACTATAGGGGAGCGATAGAGTATTTTGAATTAAAATTCGAAAAAAACGCTAATCTCAAGTTTGTTTATGAAAGAAAAAAAGCTGAATTCAAAGATGAGATAGAGCTTATTGAAAAGCAGATCAAGTCTTACAATTCAAAAGAGGAACAACCAACTTCCAACATTCTATTGACGGCTTCATCAAATCAATCTGGTTCGAGAAAAATTAGTATTAGCTATGCATTGCCAAATGCAGGTTGGTATCCATCTTATGACATAAGGGCCGTAAACACATCAAAACCATTATCACTGACCTATAAGGCGAGGGTTTTCCAAAACTCAGGAGTGGACTGGAAAGAAGTAGCCTTAATCCTAAGTTCTGGAAACCTTGAATCAAGTGGTACTGCACCTACCTTGTTACCTTTTAGGTTAGGCAGCCATAATCAAATCTACAGTTATGGCTCAGGTCAAGCCAAAGGTAGAGTTATTTCGAGCGATGATGGACTTCCTTTAGTACACGTAAATGTAGCCGTTAAGGGAACTACTCTAGGTACTGTAACTGATGTCAACGGCGATTATGACATACAACTCCCAAACGGATTTAATACACTAGTATTTAGCTACTTAGGTTATGTGAGTCAAGAAATAAAAGTTGGTAAAGATCCAAGAATTAATGTTACACTTGTACCAGATGTAACGTCACTTGGAGAAGTAGTTACCTCTCTTGGTTATTCAACAAGCGGCGTAGCTGTTTCAAGAAAAGAAAAAAGACAATTACAAGAGTCAAGCTTAAGTGATATCGAGATTATAGATTACCAAACTTCATTTGTATACGAAATCAAGCACCCTTATTCTATTCCGAGCACAGGACAAACTGAAACGGTAGAAATTCAAACGTTAGAGGTTTATGCCGACTACATTTACTCTACTAGCCCAAAGGCCAAAGAGAATGCTTATTTAGTGGCCGAAATCCCTGAGTGGGAAGAATTGAAACTTCTAGATGGAGAGTCTAACCTCTATTTTGAGGAGAGTTTCGTTGGGAAATCTATCATAGACACCAACATCGGCAGAGATACCCTAGATATTTCCCTAGGGAAGGATGAAGGGATTGTAGTTGGTCGAAAAAGACTCAAGGAATTCGAGAAAAACAAAGTCTTTAGTAATAAGAAAAGGGATGAAAGAACCTTTGAAATCACCATCGTGAACACTAAATCGACAAAGGTTAATATTAATGTGTACGATCAAGTTCCAATCATTCCTAATAAGAATTACAAGGTAAATATTGTGGACATTGCAGGTGCCGAACACGATAAGGAAACTGGTTTACTCACCTGGAACATAGCACTCGAGCCTGGTGCCAAAAAGATAATCAAGTTCAGTTATAGCGTTGACTATCCTAAATACATGAACCTGGATATTGACTAA
- a CDS encoding ABC transporter permease produces the protein MVKIFFNLVKRNFLKDKVLNTLSLLGLSLGLTASALILLFVDHELSFDTFHADAKNIYRIEAQTNSPSWSSNLGIEHNRELISGKYPEVESIVEVINSNRIFLSFLDKGFWESNVKLVAPGSDFFHFFDFELIEGNRQTLLDVPNAAVLTKSTARKYFGESPAIGRVLKYDTQLLKVTGVIADLPTNTHLSFDIIYTNGTAFTQDHYHADSYIKLSNNVLPETMEDKIMAMEGVAEDEFHELTDVKLLPIADIHFKSQADFGSGASGDMLQLSIFMVIGLLILLIATANYINLSMAIFSSKSKEVGMRKVLGESKSGITKSFFLESCITIFMTIPLALLGLGLLLPKLNQFMGLNMENKFLSSPTYWLISVLFVAVLSFATIIYPALTLTQSKVSTLLKSKVSIHSSSGIKLRNILIFFQFALLFTLGISAWFMNQQISYLDNKDMGFETENIVKITNAYELGEIPDYYLFKNELKRSPQISGVTFGPMIGDGSDPLAYKPEGQNEIFENLLSYGVDVDYFDVMGIEILAGDFKNTLNSADSGQVISVVNTRFINDLGWQDDPIGKKMILRPGTENELNRKVTAVFKDFHYFSLKEKISPQIISLKIDPDFINTNILVRASNNDLKATVEAIESAWQKIQSDVPMQYEYMDDAVKRLYKKDKQTGQITILFSLLAVGLSFLGLTGFMVYMIGLKSKEIAVRKVLGATLLQVIALLNKQLFTLILISAIIGSALSFLLIDTWLQDYAYSIPLRPTTFVLAALIVYMIVFLITSLQSLKSAQLNPTNALKNE, from the coding sequence ATGGTCAAAATATTTTTCAACCTAGTCAAAAGAAACTTTTTAAAGGACAAAGTCCTAAACACGCTTAGCCTTTTGGGATTGTCACTAGGGCTTACCGCAAGCGCGCTCATCTTACTCTTTGTCGATCATGAATTAAGCTTTGATACATTTCATGCCGATGCTAAGAATATATATCGCATAGAAGCCCAAACGAATAGCCCTTCATGGTCTTCTAATCTAGGAATTGAACATAATCGGGAACTTATCTCTGGAAAATATCCTGAAGTAGAGTCCATAGTCGAGGTAATTAATTCTAACAGAATATTCTTATCATTTTTGGACAAGGGCTTTTGGGAAAGCAATGTGAAGCTTGTCGCTCCGGGCTCTGATTTCTTTCACTTCTTTGATTTTGAGTTAATAGAAGGCAACAGACAAACACTTCTTGATGTACCCAATGCAGCGGTTTTGACTAAATCTACGGCAAGGAAGTACTTTGGTGAATCACCAGCTATTGGCAGAGTACTGAAGTACGATACCCAATTACTAAAGGTCACTGGCGTGATTGCCGACCTACCAACAAATACACATTTAAGTTTTGATATCATCTATACCAATGGCACTGCATTTACGCAAGACCATTATCATGCAGATTCTTACATAAAACTCAGCAATAATGTACTTCCCGAAACCATGGAAGACAAAATTATGGCCATGGAAGGAGTGGCTGAAGACGAATTTCATGAGCTTACCGATGTTAAGCTTTTACCGATTGCTGATATCCATTTCAAATCACAGGCTGACTTTGGGTCTGGCGCCAGCGGAGACATGCTTCAGCTCTCAATTTTCATGGTGATCGGTTTACTGATATTATTAATTGCTACCGCCAACTACATTAACCTTTCGATGGCCATTTTTTCGAGTAAATCCAAAGAAGTTGGAATGAGGAAGGTACTTGGCGAATCGAAGTCAGGCATTACTAAATCTTTCTTTTTAGAGTCGTGCATAACGATTTTTATGACTATTCCTTTGGCACTCCTTGGGCTAGGACTCCTGCTACCAAAACTCAACCAATTCATGGGGCTCAACATGGAGAATAAGTTTTTGTCCTCCCCGACCTACTGGCTAATATCAGTACTGTTCGTGGCCGTTCTTTCTTTCGCAACGATTATTTACCCTGCCTTAACACTGACCCAATCCAAAGTCAGCACTTTACTAAAAAGCAAAGTCTCTATTCACTCTTCAAGTGGCATAAAACTGAGAAACATCCTCATCTTTTTCCAATTCGCTCTGCTCTTTACCCTTGGCATATCTGCTTGGTTTATGAATCAGCAAATCAGCTATTTAGACAACAAGGACATGGGCTTTGAAACGGAGAATATTGTCAAAATAACCAATGCTTACGAACTGGGAGAAATACCTGATTACTACCTATTTAAAAATGAGTTAAAACGATCGCCTCAGATTTCAGGGGTGACTTTCGGGCCGATGATCGGGGATGGAAGCGATCCTTTGGCCTATAAACCTGAAGGGCAAAATGAAATCTTTGAGAACCTCCTCTCCTATGGTGTTGACGTCGATTATTTCGATGTGATGGGCATTGAAATCTTAGCCGGTGATTTTAAAAATACGCTGAATTCTGCCGATTCTGGACAAGTTATTTCTGTGGTAAACACACGATTTATAAATGATCTCGGTTGGCAAGATGACCCTATTGGAAAGAAGATGATCCTTCGGCCGGGAACAGAAAACGAATTAAACAGAAAGGTGACTGCAGTTTTCAAAGACTTCCATTACTTCTCTTTAAAAGAAAAGATTTCGCCACAGATCATCAGCCTTAAAATCGACCCAGATTTTATCAATACAAACATTCTTGTAAGAGCATCGAATAATGACTTAAAGGCGACTGTTGAGGCGATAGAAAGTGCTTGGCAAAAAATTCAATCAGACGTACCAATGCAGTATGAGTATATGGACGACGCAGTCAAAAGGCTCTATAAAAAAGACAAACAAACAGGCCAAATAACCATCCTTTTTTCACTTTTAGCCGTCGGACTATCGTTTCTGGGCCTCACTGGATTTATGGTGTATATGATTGGGCTAAAATCGAAAGAAATTGCCGTTAGGAAGGTGCTTGGTGCTACGCTACTGCAAGTAATTGCGCTACTCAACAAACAATTATTCACCCTGATCTTGATCTCGGCCATTATAGGAAGCGCATTGAGCTTTTTATTAATCGATACTTGGTTGCAAGATTATGCATATAGCATACCATTGAGACCAACAACCTTTGTTTTAGCCGCCTTGATTGTCTACATGATTGTATTTCTAATTACGAGTTTACAGTCACTTAAATCAGCTCAACTGAACCCGACGAATGCACTTAAAAATGAGTAG
- a CDS encoding sensor histidine kinase — MNLSRKSIGLVIGLATIALVGLSVMQIRNLKSSIKTNRDIFLQKVDLCSGMIGEEFLRDKTYTDELYKAVKKLRKSGELNDSVIDKKMRALIDGVFQTYALDLPYEYAIYEHDVNRKSTGFNFVLGDKGTSLDFELTSCENPQERGHAWSTLTCSDGIDSNGEYHLAVFFPGREAYVFAQSSGAIILSIVFILLLLFCFAYTLIIIQRQKKLSVIKNEFINNLTHEFKTPIASISLATNMLKRDNDEITEQKKANYLNLIDHESKRLEGQVDKVLQIAMIDSGNFTLNKKQIDIHEAIQRVVDSMDIVVKKRNGSIKLDLRATQSMVLADETHLLNIIYNLLDNALKYTPETPEISILTFDGEKGIEMVVKDNGIGIGEEIQKYIFDKFYRAETGNLHNVKGFGLGLSYVKKIIEAHSGNINLKSKVNQGSEFRIYFPLA; from the coding sequence ATGAATCTCTCAAGAAAATCCATCGGCTTAGTAATTGGTCTAGCCACAATCGCGCTAGTTGGCCTTTCAGTGATGCAAATTAGAAACCTGAAATCGTCTATTAAGACCAATAGAGATATATTTCTTCAAAAAGTTGACCTTTGCAGTGGAATGATCGGGGAGGAATTTTTAAGAGATAAAACATATACCGATGAATTATATAAAGCGGTCAAGAAGTTAAGGAAGTCAGGGGAACTCAACGATTCAGTTATTGACAAAAAAATGCGTGCCTTAATTGATGGTGTATTTCAGACATATGCCCTCGATTTGCCTTATGAGTATGCTATTTACGAGCATGATGTCAATAGGAAAAGCACTGGTTTTAACTTTGTACTGGGCGATAAAGGTACTAGTCTGGATTTTGAATTGACGAGTTGTGAAAACCCTCAGGAAAGAGGGCACGCTTGGTCCACATTGACCTGTTCCGATGGAATTGACAGTAATGGAGAATATCATTTGGCAGTGTTTTTTCCAGGAAGAGAAGCCTACGTTTTTGCACAGTCCAGCGGAGCAATCATCCTTTCCATAGTTTTCATATTGCTTCTCCTGTTTTGTTTCGCTTACACGCTTATCATCATTCAGCGACAGAAGAAGCTCTCTGTCATTAAGAACGAGTTCATTAATAATCTGACGCATGAGTTCAAAACACCGATCGCTTCAATTTCTTTGGCCACCAACATGCTCAAAAGAGATAATGATGAGATAACCGAGCAGAAAAAAGCCAATTATTTGAATCTGATAGATCATGAGAGCAAACGTCTGGAAGGACAGGTAGACAAGGTGTTGCAAATTGCCATGATAGACTCTGGCAATTTCACGCTCAATAAAAAGCAAATTGATATTCACGAGGCCATTCAGCGCGTGGTGGACAGTATGGATATTGTCGTGAAAAAGAGAAATGGTAGTATAAAATTAGATCTTCGCGCGACGCAATCTATGGTGCTCGCAGACGAGACCCATTTATTAAATATCATCTACAACCTCTTGGATAACGCACTCAAGTATACACCCGAAACACCCGAAATATCAATACTTACATTTGATGGTGAAAAAGGGATTGAAATGGTGGTTAAGGATAATGGAATCGGTATTGGAGAAGAAATTCAGAAATACATTTTCGATAAATTTTATCGCGCCGAAACGGGCAATCTTCACAATGTGAAAGGGTTCGGTTTGGGCCTCAGTTACGTGAAGAAAATAATAGAGGCGCATAGTGGTAATATCAACTTAAAAAGCAAAGTCAATCAAGGCAGTGAGTTTCGAATTTACTTTCCACTAGCATAG